One genomic segment of Planktothrix sp. FACHB-1365 includes these proteins:
- a CDS encoding class I SAM-dependent methyltransferase produces MQLVDLSRQSLALQRFIQDQTLCPPTFNSTICDQDEMYLFALANHGIPERACIRYYFNGRRILDTVRQVLNWNFEDLSRISSFLDFASGYGRFTRFLVQDIPPQKIWISDIYAQAVEFQKEQFGVQGIVSTTYPQDYPIQQSFDCILACSFFSHLPEATFFSWLQKLYSLLSPQGMLMFSVHDRLLLPPHLAILPSDILFIPNSESRSLDVNEYGTTYVGETFVANCLNTISKGEAIYSRIPQGICRYQDLYLVTRHLQKPLSSLKFSHNPQGKIEQCELTSEGSLLLKGWVSEINPHSQLEEILVFVNGTLIQNSLLSIHPSATESQWSWSCQVPLGKNSQQSIILIKAINSQGLEWVFETTTVENLIEIYSNLF; encoded by the coding sequence ATGCAGCTTGTTGATTTATCCCGTCAATCTTTAGCTTTGCAACGGTTTATTCAAGATCAAACCTTATGTCCCCCCACATTTAATTCCACTATTTGTGATCAGGATGAGATGTATTTATTTGCCTTAGCTAATCACGGTATACCGGAGCGCGCCTGTATTCGTTATTATTTTAATGGCCGTCGAATTTTAGATACAGTCCGACAGGTTTTAAACTGGAATTTTGAAGATTTAAGTCGAATTTCATCCTTTTTAGATTTTGCCAGTGGTTATGGACGTTTCACGCGGTTTTTAGTTCAGGATATCCCTCCTCAAAAAATCTGGATTTCTGATATTTATGCTCAAGCGGTAGAATTTCAAAAAGAACAATTCGGGGTTCAAGGAATTGTTTCGACAACCTATCCCCAGGATTATCCAATTCAACAATCCTTTGATTGTATTTTAGCTTGTTCTTTCTTTAGTCATCTGCCTGAAGCTACGTTTTTCTCGTGGTTACAAAAACTCTATTCTTTGCTTTCTCCCCAAGGAATGTTAATGTTTAGCGTTCATGATCGACTTTTATTACCTCCCCATTTAGCCATTTTACCCTCCGATATTTTATTTATTCCTAATAGTGAAAGTCGCAGCTTAGATGTTAATGAATATGGCACAACCTATGTCGGTGAAACCTTTGTAGCTAATTGCCTAAATACCATTAGTAAAGGAGAAGCCATTTATTCTCGAATTCCCCAAGGAATTTGTCGCTATCAAGATTTATATCTCGTCACCCGCCATCTTCAAAAACCCTTATCTTCCCTAAAATTTAGTCACAACCCTCAAGGAAAAATAGAACAGTGTGAATTAACCTCAGAGGGAAGCCTTTTATTAAAAGGATGGGTATCAGAAATTAATCCCCATAGCCAATTAGAAGAAATTTTAGTTTTCGTCAATGGAACGTTAATTCAAAATTCTTTACTCTCTATTCACCCCTCAGCAACTGAGTCTCAATGGTCTTGGTCTTGTCAAGTTCCTCTGGGTAAAAATTCTCAACAATCCATTATTTTAATTAAAGCTATTAATTCCCAAGGATTAGAATGGGTTTTTGAAACAACAACTGTAGAAAATTTAATTGAAATCTATAGTAATCTTTTTTGA
- a CDS encoding XisI protein yields MPYAYGDLQCRLIVSEDRNNFLLITLGWEDDVQVHGCLVHIEVIGDKIWIHRDGLEDGIANELVKAGIPKTQIVLGFHPANIRPYTEFAVN; encoded by the coding sequence ATTCCCTATGCGTATGGGGATTTACAATGTCGTTTGATTGTGAGTGAAGATAGAAACAACTTTTTATTGATTACTTTGGGATGGGAAGATGATGTACAGGTTCATGGATGTTTGGTTCATATAGAGGTGATTGGCGATAAAATTTGGATACATCGAGATGGATTAGAGGATGGAATTGCCAATGAGTTAGTTAAGGCAGGAATTCCTAAAACTCAAATTGTCTTAGGGTTTCATCCTGCTAATATTCGTCCTTACACGGAGTTTGCTGTTAATTAA
- a CDS encoding DUF3110 domain-containing protein yields the protein MRVYVLLFNAGTENEGIHTIQMGDRNKVLMFEDEDDATRYGLLLEAQDFPTPLVEALDAEEIKDFCQSVDYDWELIASGELAIPPEQNVDKTDWQIEADPLEEEQEEPEFASPELDDIRKRLEGLL from the coding sequence ATGCGAGTTTACGTGCTGCTGTTCAATGCGGGAACAGAAAATGAGGGGATTCATACGATTCAGATGGGCGATCGCAATAAAGTGTTAATGTTTGAAGATGAGGATGATGCCACCCGCTATGGCTTGCTGCTGGAGGCTCAGGATTTCCCGACGCCACTGGTTGAAGCTCTTGATGCAGAGGAAATTAAGGACTTTTGCCAAAGCGTTGACTATGACTGGGAACTGATTGCATCTGGAGAGTTAGCGATTCCCCCCGAACAGAATGTGGATAAAACCGACTGGCAAATTGAAGCCGACCCCTTAGAAGAGGAACAGGAGGAACCCGAATTTGCCTCTCCTGAACTGGATGATATTCGGAAACGACTTGAAGGATTATTGTAA
- a CDS encoding M23 family metallopeptidase — protein sequence MRFERLGIVLLGLIANLMGIFASPVPSVKSQEAQQEAQAVCPSPVLSRLKRHRLAAGETVESIARQYNLIPATLLGMNPILQRGSAPLGAEILIPPYNGIQVEIPAGRSWQDVVKAYNARPDVVFEVNGCQTQPIALFLPGVNWSPKGPPVPAFSVLSGYPLPQPTRIQMGYGWQLNPVLGRVVFHSGLDLTATVGTPVLSVGAGKIAFAGQREGYGKLVVVNHGSGKQTRYAHLDTINVKVGQPVNLGDGLGTVGTSGQPDSDSPHLHFEIRYNSELGWIAEDPNPYFNGRR from the coding sequence ATGAGGTTTGAACGCTTAGGAATAGTATTGTTGGGATTGATCGCAAATCTGATGGGGATATTCGCGAGTCCTGTACCCTCGGTGAAGTCACAAGAAGCTCAACAAGAAGCTCAAGCGGTTTGTCCATCCCCGGTTTTATCTCGTTTAAAACGTCATCGTCTGGCTGCTGGGGAAACGGTGGAAAGTATCGCCCGTCAATATAATTTAATTCCTGCTACGTTACTGGGGATGAATCCGATTTTACAACGGGGGTCAGCACCTCTGGGAGCAGAAATTCTGATTCCACCTTACAATGGCATTCAAGTGGAAATTCCGGCGGGTCGGTCTTGGCAAGACGTTGTTAAAGCTTATAATGCTCGTCCTGATGTGGTTTTTGAAGTCAATGGGTGTCAAACTCAACCCATAGCGTTGTTTCTTCCCGGTGTGAATTGGTCGCCCAAAGGCCCCCCTGTTCCGGCTTTCTCTGTCCTATCGGGCTATCCCCTCCCCCAACCGACCCGCATCCAAATGGGTTATGGTTGGCAATTAAACCCGGTTTTGGGTCGCGTGGTGTTCCACAGTGGTTTAGATTTAACCGCAACGGTGGGAACTCCGGTGTTATCCGTTGGAGCAGGAAAAATTGCTTTTGCAGGACAACGGGAAGGTTATGGAAAATTAGTGGTTGTTAATCATGGGTCGGGGAAACAAACCCGTTATGCTCATCTGGATACAATTAATGTAAAAGTCGGTCAACCTGTCAATTTAGGGGATGGATTAGGGACAGTGGGAACTAGCGGACAACCGGATAGTGACTCACCCCATTTGCATTTCGAAATTCGTTATAATTCCGAATTAGGATGGATTGCAGAAGATCCCAATCCTTATTTTAATGGGAGACGATAA
- a CDS encoding DUF760 domain-containing protein: MVFNPDFLKSDVQETAENPLLTYLQSQHPDVLATVAQSASSEIKEIISKNVQGLVGVLPSDHFDVQITTNRENLAGLLASAMMTGYFLRQMEQRMHLEENLCRTNSIDSK, from the coding sequence ATGGTTTTTAACCCTGACTTTCTCAAATCTGATGTTCAAGAGACCGCCGAAAACCCGTTGTTGACCTACCTGCAAAGTCAGCATCCTGATGTTTTGGCAACGGTGGCTCAGTCTGCCAGTTCAGAAATTAAAGAAATTATTAGTAAAAACGTTCAAGGATTAGTCGGGGTATTACCCTCCGATCACTTCGACGTGCAGATTACAACCAACCGGGAAAACTTGGCAGGTCTGTTAGCATCGGCAATGATGACGGGTTACTTTTTACGTCAGATGGAACAACGGATGCACTTAGAAGAAAACCTCTGTCGAACTAATTCCATTGACTCCAAGTAA
- a CDS encoding molybdopterin oxidoreductase family protein — protein MNTIKTLCPFCGVGCGLEIVSTPTSDQDIKRDQHGNPIWKVRGDRQHPSSQGMVCVKGATVTESIRRDRLLHPMIRETLDQPFRQVSWDEALTLIVDQINSVRSQYGSDALCMYGSGQFVTEDYYVAQKLIKGCLGTNNFDANSRLCMSSAVSGYVQSLGADGPPCCYDDLELTDCAFIVGSNTAECHPIVFNRFAKYHKKNPDVKLIVVDPRHTQTAEAADLHLPIRPGTDIDLFNGIGYLLLRWGDIDAVFIDECTRNFQQYAQLLQSYTPEIVAERCGITIEALETAARYWQQSKRILSLWSMGLNQSSEGTAKVRSLINLHLMTGQIGKPGCGPFSLTGQPNAMGGREAGGLAHLLPGYRFVSNPQHRAEVERFWGIPEGRISPAPGRTVWDMIIGLEQDEVQFLWIAATNPAVSLPDLERTKAALLKSPFTVYQEAYYPTETSAYAHVLLPATQWSEKTGVMTNSERRVTYCPGFDQPLGEARHDWEIFAEVGRRLGFKEQFAFQTSADVYAEFVQLTSGRPCDMSGLSHDRLQHQGPTQWPCPAGSTESGRQRLYTDNHFATPDGRAIFGGYHSKGLAEPSDPNYPYVLTTGRLYGHWHTLTRTGRTNKTQQMHPDPFIEIHPKDAANLGIENGDIVEVRSRRGSCQFPAKVTAFIAPGTVFVPMHWGALWASDAEANTLTHPHACPDSRQPELKACAVQLKSVISYQLSVISQEVDS, from the coding sequence ATGAACACGATTAAAACACTTTGCCCCTTTTGTGGTGTGGGTTGTGGTTTAGAAATTGTCTCTACACCAACTTCCGATCAAGACATTAAGCGGGATCAACACGGAAACCCAATTTGGAAAGTCCGAGGCGATCGCCAACATCCCTCTAGTCAAGGTATGGTCTGTGTTAAAGGAGCTACCGTTACAGAATCCATTCGTCGCGATCGCCTTTTACACCCCATGATCCGAGAAACCTTAGATCAACCCTTCCGACAAGTGAGTTGGGATGAAGCCTTAACTTTAATTGTGGATCAAATCAATAGCGTTCGCAGCCAGTATGGTTCTGATGCCTTGTGTATGTACGGTTCTGGTCAGTTTGTTACAGAAGATTATTATGTCGCTCAAAAACTGATCAAAGGGTGTTTAGGAACCAATAATTTTGATGCTAATTCTCGTTTATGTATGTCTTCTGCTGTATCAGGTTATGTTCAAAGTTTAGGTGCTGATGGCCCCCCCTGCTGTTATGATGATTTAGAATTAACGGATTGTGCGTTTATTGTAGGCAGTAATACCGCCGAATGTCATCCGATTGTTTTTAATCGTTTTGCCAAATATCATAAAAAAAATCCTGACGTTAAATTAATAGTTGTTGACCCTCGACATACCCAAACCGCCGAAGCCGCCGACTTGCATTTACCCATTCGCCCTGGAACGGATATTGATTTATTTAATGGCATTGGTTATTTATTATTAAGATGGGGAGATATTGATGCAGTTTTTATTGATGAATGTACTCGCAACTTTCAACAATATGCTCAACTTTTACAATCCTATACCCCCGAAATTGTTGCTGAACGTTGTGGAATTACAATCGAAGCGTTAGAAACAGCCGCCCGTTATTGGCAACAATCAAAACGAATTTTATCGTTATGGTCAATGGGATTAAATCAGTCTTCCGAAGGAACTGCAAAAGTGCGATCGCTGATTAATCTACACTTAATGACGGGTCAAATTGGTAAGCCCGGATGTGGCCCCTTTTCCCTCACCGGACAACCCAACGCCATGGGAGGACGAGAAGCGGGAGGTTTAGCCCATCTATTACCCGGTTATCGCTTTGTCAGTAACCCTCAACACCGGGCTGAAGTTGAACGGTTTTGGGGAATTCCTGAAGGTCGCATTTCTCCGGCCCCCGGACGCACCGTTTGGGATATGATTATCGGTTTAGAACAGGATGAGGTACAGTTTCTCTGGATCGCCGCTACAAATCCAGCCGTTAGTCTACCCGATCTCGAACGTACCAAAGCCGCCCTATTAAAATCCCCCTTTACCGTTTATCAAGAAGCTTACTATCCCACCGAAACCTCGGCTTATGCCCATGTCCTCCTCCCCGCTACCCAATGGAGTGAAAAAACTGGGGTGATGACCAACTCAGAACGCCGTGTTACCTATTGTCCAGGGTTTGATCAACCTCTGGGAGAAGCTCGACATGACTGGGAGATTTTTGCCGAAGTCGGACGACGCTTAGGGTTTAAAGAACAATTTGCCTTTCAAACCTCGGCGGATGTTTATGCTGAATTTGTCCAACTTACGTCAGGTCGTCCCTGTGATATGTCGGGGTTAAGCCATGACCGTTTGCAACACCAAGGGCCAACCCAATGGCCTTGTCCCGCAGGAAGTACGGAGTCCGGTCGCCAACGCTTATACACCGATAATCATTTTGCGACCCCCGACGGTCGGGCAATATTTGGGGGATATCATTCTAAAGGGTTAGCTGAACCCAGTGATCCGAATTATCCCTATGTGTTAACAACAGGTCGTCTGTATGGTCATTGGCACACCCTCACTCGCACCGGAAGAACCAACAAAACCCAACAAATGCACCCCGACCCGTTTATTGAGATTCATCCCAAAGATGCAGCGAATTTAGGGATTGAAAATGGTGATATTGTTGAAGTGCGTTCTCGGCGGGGAAGTTGTCAATTTCCGGCTAAAGTAACCGCTTTTATCGCCCCTGGAACTGTATTTGTCCCGATGCACTGGGGGGCATTATGGGCATCGGACGCAGAAGCCAACACGTTAACCCACCCTCATGCCTGTCCCGACTCTCGCCAACCGGAATTAAAAGCCTGTGCTGTCCAACTGAAATCAGTTATCAGTTATCAGTTATCAGTCATCAGTCAAGAAGTGGATAGTTGA
- a CDS encoding calcium-binding protein — MLSFEPMSNPVARETITSNPIVTVFDSEVDTLIGGDGADSFFLRRNGDQISPLSPAASLIGTSKDDTLVGTINRDVITGRDGNDMISSFLGDDFIEGQNGDDILFSGQGNDLVIGNSGIDTLFGDVGVDTVYGGPDPDLVFGNNDQDTLFADGGDDSLYGGQGNDSLIGGTGNDLLLGDRGNDTLLGISSDSLGYTLITDFNGDEDKLLLGGVPELYSIDSSPRNVPEGVAIFKQNIDGSKQLLAIVQGDIASTFDSNQYVFI, encoded by the coding sequence ATGCTAAGTTTTGAACCCATGTCTAACCCAGTTGCTAGAGAAACAATAACCTCTAACCCAATTGTGACTGTATTTGATAGTGAAGTAGATACTCTCATTGGAGGTGATGGTGCAGATTCGTTCTTTTTGCGTCGAAATGGAGATCAAATTTCCCCCTTAAGCCCTGCTGCATCACTCATTGGTACGAGCAAAGATGATACTTTAGTTGGAACAATTAATCGTGATGTGATTACAGGTCGAGATGGAAATGATATGATTTCCAGTTTCCTAGGAGATGATTTTATTGAAGGACAAAATGGAGATGATATTCTATTTTCAGGTCAAGGGAATGATTTAGTCATCGGAAATTCAGGAATTGATACCCTATTTGGTGATGTCGGAGTTGATACGGTTTATGGGGGGCCAGACCCAGATCTTGTGTTTGGGAATAATGATCAGGATACCCTGTTTGCAGATGGTGGAGATGATAGTCTTTATGGAGGTCAAGGAAACGATAGTTTGATTGGGGGGACAGGAAACGATTTACTATTAGGAGATCGCGGTAATGATACGCTTTTAGGGATTTCTAGTGATAGTTTAGGATATACTTTAATTACTGATTTTAATGGAGATGAAGATAAATTACTTTTAGGGGGTGTTCCTGAGTTGTATTCAATTGATAGTTCTCCTCGAAATGTACCGGAAGGGGTTGCTATTTTCAAACAGAATATAGATGGTTCAAAACAATTATTAGCCATTGTTCAAGGAGATATTGCATCGACGTTTGATAGTAATCAATATGTCTTTATTTAA
- a CDS encoding calcium-binding protein, protein MADIYGTGNSDYLPGSPYNDQIYGNAGNDWLYGNGGNDQLHGQNGHDYLSGGDGNDSAYGGDDSGWDTLIGGNGFDNLHGGYGNDSLSGDSGNDILYGDYNDDQLLGGSGDDYLNGGSGNDVLDGYNVGSVERDRLRGDLGADTFVLGHIYNGQRYYGYAGSSSWSYIEDFNRNQGDKIQVTGNIGEYTLTTRYEKDAGSPGVIDTLIWKGNDVLAVVVDTNLTQISKYQDFKFI, encoded by the coding sequence ATGGCTGACATTTATGGAACTGGTAACAGTGACTATCTACCTGGTAGTCCCTATAATGATCAAATTTATGGTAATGCAGGAAATGATTGGTTGTACGGTAATGGAGGAAATGATCAACTACATGGTCAGAATGGTCATGATTATCTGAGTGGTGGCGATGGTAATGACAGTGCCTATGGTGGCGATGATAGCGGATGGGATACCCTCATTGGTGGTAACGGCTTTGACAATTTGCATGGCGGTTATGGCAATGATTCGCTAAGTGGAGACTCTGGCAATGACATTTTATATGGAGATTATAACGACGATCAATTATTAGGTGGCTCTGGCGATGATTATCTTAATGGAGGTTCAGGTAATGATGTTTTAGATGGATATAATGTTGGTTCTGTAGAACGTGATAGATTACGAGGAGATTTAGGAGCCGATACTTTTGTTTTAGGTCATATTTATAACGGGCAGAGATACTACGGATATGCCGGTTCTAGCAGTTGGTCTTACATTGAGGATTTTAACCGGAATCAAGGAGATAAAATTCAAGTTACAGGTAACATAGGAGAGTACACACTGACTACTCGGTATGAGAAAGATGCAGGTTCTCCAGGAGTAATTGATACTTTGATTTGGAAAGGTAACGATGTTCTGGCTGTTGTCGTTGACACTAATCTCACACAGATTTCAAAATACCAAGATTTCAAATTTATCTAG
- a CDS encoding HhoA/HhoB/HtrA family serine endopeptidase, translated as MDLSFKQFTVYLALLSLGGGAGWLGSRYVQTNNPTQLSATVAVVKPLPTVAPPTVLEQQVIDRSSPNFIAAAAEIVGPTVVRIDATRKTEQDVPDAFKNPLFKRFFGTQMPNPEERVRRGTGSGFILHSDGRIITNAHVVDGADSVQVTLNDGRVFEGKVKGVDPITDVAAVKIDSKELPTAPIGFSENLVPGQWAIAIGNPLGLDNTVTIGIISATGRSSTQVGIPDKRVRFIQTDAAINPGNSGGPLLNDQGHVIGINTAIRANAQGLGFAIPIETAIRIASQLFTKGKADHPYIGVQMVELSPTVKAEMDQQLEVSLTQDTGVIVVRVVEESPAAQGGILKGDILVKVDGVAVNTPSQVQEQIETRAVGEELPIEINRQGQQKTLIVKTGVFPESALAGEFNN; from the coding sequence ATGGATTTATCTTTCAAACAGTTTACGGTATATCTGGCTTTACTCTCCCTCGGAGGAGGGGCGGGATGGTTAGGAAGTCGCTATGTCCAAACCAACAACCCCACCCAATTATCGGCGACCGTCGCCGTCGTCAAACCCTTGCCAACGGTTGCCCCTCCAACGGTTTTAGAACAACAAGTCATTGACCGTAGTAGTCCGAATTTTATTGCCGCCGCCGCAGAAATTGTTGGCCCGACGGTGGTTCGCATTGATGCCACTCGCAAAACAGAACAAGATGTCCCCGATGCGTTTAAAAATCCTCTGTTTAAACGGTTCTTTGGGACTCAAATGCCCAACCCAGAAGAACGAGTTCGTCGAGGGACAGGTTCAGGATTTATTCTGCATTCCGATGGCCGAATTATTACCAATGCTCATGTTGTGGATGGGGCGGATAGCGTTCAAGTCACCCTCAATGATGGTCGCGTTTTTGAAGGGAAAGTTAAAGGGGTTGATCCCATAACGGATGTAGCGGCGGTGAAAATTGACAGTAAGGAGTTACCCACAGCCCCCATTGGGTTCTCGGAGAATTTAGTTCCGGGACAGTGGGCGATCGCCATTGGCAATCCTTTAGGATTAGATAATACCGTTACCATTGGCATTATTAGCGCCACAGGTCGTTCTAGTACCCAGGTTGGAATTCCTGATAAACGAGTTCGCTTCATTCAAACCGATGCCGCCATTAACCCTGGAAATTCTGGGGGGCCATTGTTAAACGATCAAGGTCATGTAATTGGGATTAATACAGCAATTCGCGCGAATGCCCAAGGGTTAGGATTTGCCATTCCCATTGAAACAGCGATTCGGATTGCCAGTCAACTGTTTACCAAGGGTAAAGCCGATCATCCTTATATAGGGGTGCAAATGGTGGAACTGAGTCCGACGGTCAAAGCGGAAATGGATCAACAACTGGAAGTGAGTCTCACCCAAGATACCGGGGTGATTGTGGTACGAGTGGTAGAAGAGTCTCCGGCGGCTCAAGGCGGAATTCTCAAGGGAGATATTTTGGTGAAAGTAGATGGTGTTGCGGTCAACACTCCGTCTCAAGTTCAAGAGCAAATTGAAACCAGAGCCGTCGGAGAGGAACTTCCGATTGAAATTAATCGCCAGGGTCAACAAAAAACCCTAATCGTTAAAACCGGGGTATTCCCCGAATCTGCTTTAGCCGGGGAATTTAATAATTAG
- a CDS encoding tetratricopeptide repeat protein yields MDINSVLDFISSQLMAKKLKTLSTLETTILREAWKGKDGKSYDEIGNSEGFAGESVKTAAYKLWRRLSNLYEEKVNRDNVQAVVERYYNKVAIASPSTPILPAPNFIDSNNTIAIPENIVNENINFIGRENAIAHLKTKINQGAKIILIQAAAGIGKTTLATEFLKNQNFDKILYLTMAKERETISPVETIVEEWLKKDFEEEPGRDFMVSLGRLKRLLQTQKIGILIDNLEPALDSEFRFIEPHRRYIELLRMLTDPMVQSVTLITSRERLCEGDITVETYRLPELDYCAWKQYFEYYQINNHDSILTEMHKVYGGNAKAMRILCGAVQEDDQGNIQAYWNYNKAEILAKPDLKNLVNSQFKRLQELDINTFKLLCRLGCYRYQDVPTVPYNGLLCLLWDVPEGEQRRVIESLKNRSLVEFKQGEFFLHPMIREEAIARLRKSEDWETANIKVAKFWTESVETVENVQDALTAFEAYYQYLNINDYHQAAEVIIKTRTNSKWRMPHELGINFWHLGLFNKIIFDTEYIIDNIKIETYKGHLYNIIIYPYIQIGEINKSVILCKKLEEIAKELLQSKPERTIIKQCYDFQSISFFMRGICQIELGELQEALGYFEKSLSIDVKYGNEWYAFGDRFFLAFLKSCLGLKEEALEIADIIYNQISENNWDLWIGGYSYLFLGLTYKNLKQIEKSFEMYFSAIVFAQESKYIQVKAKSLTGLGELYRMQGEFATALTHHQESIEILENIGAKCDLAEAYYQQALTYQEMGDRENSKPNFDKAIKLFEEIEAPRQVERVIKSII; encoded by the coding sequence ATGGACATCAATTCAGTCTTGGACTTTATCAGTTCACAACTCATGGCCAAGAAGCTCAAAACCTTGAGTACCCTTGAAACTACAATCTTGAGAGAGGCGTGGAAGGGTAAAGATGGCAAAAGTTATGACGAAATTGGAAATAGCGAAGGGTTTGCAGGTGAAAGTGTTAAGACTGCTGCATACAAGCTTTGGCGAAGGTTGTCAAACTTATATGAAGAAAAGGTAAATCGGGATAATGTGCAAGCGGTTGTAGAGCGTTACTATAATAAAGTTGCGATCGCCTCTCCCTCCACACCTATACTTCCTGCACCTAATTTTATTGATAGTAACAATACGATCGCCATTCCTGAAAATATTGTTAACGAAAATATTAATTTCATCGGTCGTGAAAATGCGATCGCTCACCTTAAAACCAAAATCAATCAAGGTGCAAAAATTATTTTAATTCAAGCCGCCGCAGGAATTGGGAAAACAACTTTGGCTACAGAATTTCTGAAAAATCAAAATTTTGATAAAATCTTATATTTGACGATGGCGAAGGAAAGAGAAACTATCTCGCCTGTTGAAACGATTGTTGAGGAATGGCTGAAAAAGGACTTTGAGGAGGAACCTGGACGGGATTTTATGGTATCATTAGGACGGCTAAAACGACTGTTACAAACTCAAAAAATTGGGATATTAATTGATAACTTAGAACCTGCACTGGATTCTGAATTTAGATTTATTGAACCCCATCGACGTTATATCGAACTATTGAGGATGTTAACAGATCCGATGGTGCAGTCAGTAACTTTAATCACCAGTCGTGAACGTTTGTGTGAAGGGGATATTACGGTTGAAACCTACCGTTTACCAGAGTTAGACTATTGTGCCTGGAAACAATATTTTGAATATTATCAGATTAATAATCATGATTCTATTTTAACTGAAATGCACAAAGTCTATGGGGGAAATGCCAAGGCGATGCGAATTTTGTGTGGTGCAGTTCAAGAAGATGATCAAGGAAATATTCAAGCTTATTGGAATTATAACAAAGCTGAAATTTTAGCTAAACCCGATTTGAAAAATTTAGTGAATTCTCAGTTTAAGCGCTTGCAAGAACTTGATATTAATACGTTTAAATTATTATGTCGGTTGGGATGTTACCGCTATCAAGATGTTCCGACTGTTCCTTATAATGGGTTATTGTGTTTATTATGGGATGTTCCAGAAGGCGAACAGCGCAGGGTAATTGAGTCGTTAAAAAATCGCTCTTTAGTGGAATTTAAGCAGGGTGAGTTCTTTCTACATCCGATGATTAGAGAAGAAGCGATCGCACGTTTGAGAAAAAGTGAAGATTGGGAAACGGCTAATATTAAAGTTGCAAAATTTTGGACGGAGAGTGTTGAGACTGTTGAAAATGTACAAGATGCGTTGACAGCTTTTGAAGCTTATTATCAATACTTAAATATTAATGACTACCACCAGGCTGCTGAGGTTATTATTAAAACTAGAACAAATAGTAAGTGGAGAATGCCTCATGAATTAGGAATAAATTTTTGGCATTTAGGACTTTTTAATAAAATTATTTTTGACACTGAATACATTATTGATAATATTAAAATTGAAACTTATAAAGGGCATCTTTATAATATCATAATATACCCTTATATCCAGATTGGAGAAATTAATAAATCAGTTATTTTATGTAAAAAATTAGAGGAGATAGCCAAAGAGTTACTACAGTCAAAACCAGAAAGGACGATTATAAAGCAATGTTATGACTTTCAAAGTATTTCTTTTTTTATGAGGGGGATTTGTCAAATTGAGCTAGGAGAACTTCAAGAAGCTTTAGGTTATTTTGAAAAATCTCTATCTATTGATGTAAAATATGGAAATGAATGGTATGCTTTTGGAGACAGATTTTTCTTGGCTTTCTTAAAATCATGCTTAGGTTTAAAAGAAGAAGCCTTAGAAATAGCTGATATTATTTACAATCAAATATCCGAAAATAATTGGGATCTTTGGATTGGAGGATATAGTTATTTATTTCTTGGTTTAACTTATAAAAACCTAAAACAAATAGAAAAAAGCTTTGAAATGTATTTTTCAGCAATTGTATTTGCTCAGGAGAGTAAGTATATTCAAGTAAAAGCAAAGTCTTTAACAGGTTTAGGAGAACTTTACCGAATGCAAGGGGAATTTGCAACCGCACTCACCCATCATCAAGAATCGATAGAAATTTTAGAAAATATTGGGGCAAAATGTGATTTAGCTGAAGCTTATTATCAACAAGCTTTAACCTATCAAGAGATGGGGGATAGGGAAAACAGCAAACCTAATTTTGATAAAGCAATTAAACTCTTTGAAGAAATTGAAGCACCTCGACAGGTTGAGAGGGTGATAAAGTCAATCATTTGA